A region of Mesorhizobium sp. M3A.F.Ca.ET.080.04.2.1 DNA encodes the following proteins:
- a CDS encoding AAA family ATPase: protein MDVGGWLRRHGLEQYEASFRENKIDGTVLPRLTAEDLKDLGVGFVGHRRKLLDAIAALRAQASAPTPLLSDAPPAVDNAAKDTAERRQVTVMFSDLVGSTALSAQMDPEDLREVIAAYQRCVAEAVRGFGGFVAKYMGDGVLVYFGYPKAHEEDAERAVRAGLAVVDAIARLATPAQGALAVRVGIATGLVVVGDLIGEGAAQEEAVVGESPNLAARLQALAAPGQIVIPLATRRLLGGLFEFDDLGLHDLKGFDAPIRAWRVLRESAAETRFEARATGSLAPTVGREDELALLAELWSKAASGKGQVILLSGEPGIGKSHLVQALRERLRDRPHIRIRCQCSPFHANSALRPSIVQLTRAAGFHPDDSPSVKLDKLERLLARSADTVPDDAPLLSALLSLPAGSRYAPLNLSPQRRKELTLEALARQLIGLAARQPVLMVFEDIHWIDPTSLELLERLVPQIPRLAVLAIFSFRPGFDPRWIGHPQVTSLALNRLSRRQGAALVGRLTGGKALPGGLLEQMVAKTDGVPLFLEEVTKAVIESGVLTDEGDRYALSGPLPPLAIPATLQDSLVARLDRLMTPAREVAQIGAAIGREFSYDLLAAVAQREERELQDALDQLIGAELVIARGRPPHATCMFKHALVGDAAYATLLRSRRQQLHTRIAHALEQHFGEVVEHEPEIVAQHYTAAGLSLQAIGYWQRAGESANDRSANDEAQNHLQKALNLIETLPAGPERQRRELAALTVLGRVLTAKNGYANAEVERVYSRARRLCELMPEDAAVFPVLLGLAIYSATGAKLTSAHELSGRLLDLALQSNDPVWVVEAHYARGVSSSWRGDFREARKHLELGSEAYRPQRHRAHLALYGQDPGPICLCRGSAVLWHLGYPDQALTRMEDALVLAERLAHPFSRAYVLVWAAWLRIFRREVAEAEEQNERGLTFATEQAYPFWVAMAAQQKGWLSAKQGHKERAIAQIEDGLARMQAVGTQVTQAYTMGLLGEVLGSVNRASDGVRLIDRALDQVNRTGEQWCDAELLRLRGAICAAAEPSDWHEAEISFRQAIQRSRQQGAKSWELRAATSLARLLAEQGKRAEAHDLLAPTYGWFTEGFDTLDLKEAKTLLDKLGA, encoded by the coding sequence ATGGACGTCGGAGGTTGGCTGCGGAGGCATGGCCTCGAACAGTATGAGGCCTCCTTCCGCGAGAATAAGATCGACGGCACGGTCCTGCCGAGATTGACGGCCGAGGACTTGAAGGATCTTGGCGTCGGTTTCGTCGGACATCGTCGTAAGTTGCTCGACGCCATCGCAGCCTTGCGCGCTCAAGCAAGCGCACCAACGCCGCTGTTATCCGATGCGCCTCCGGCAGTCGACAACGCCGCGAAGGACACCGCTGAGCGCCGCCAGGTCACCGTCATGTTCTCGGACCTTGTCGGCTCGACAGCGCTCTCCGCGCAAATGGACCCCGAGGATTTGCGTGAGGTGATTGCGGCCTACCAGAGGTGCGTTGCCGAGGCCGTGCGTGGCTTTGGCGGGTTTGTGGCCAAATACATGGGCGACGGCGTGCTGGTGTATTTTGGCTATCCGAAGGCGCACGAGGAGGACGCGGAGCGAGCCGTGCGAGCGGGGCTGGCGGTCGTTGATGCGATCGCAAGGCTGGCGACCCCGGCACAAGGGGCGCTTGCGGTACGCGTCGGCATCGCGACGGGGCTGGTGGTGGTGGGCGATCTCATCGGCGAAGGGGCGGCGCAGGAGGAAGCGGTGGTCGGCGAGTCGCCGAACCTGGCGGCGCGGCTCCAAGCTTTGGCGGCGCCCGGCCAGATCGTGATCCCGCTTGCGACGCGCCGACTGCTCGGCGGGCTGTTCGAGTTCGACGACCTGGGCCTGCACGACCTGAAAGGGTTCGACGCCCCGATCCGCGCGTGGCGCGTGCTTCGCGAGAGCGCCGCCGAGACCCGGTTTGAAGCGCGCGCGACGGGTAGCCTCGCCCCCACAGTTGGGCGCGAGGACGAGCTTGCTCTGCTCGCGGAACTGTGGAGCAAGGCCGCTTCCGGGAAGGGGCAGGTGATCCTGCTCTCCGGCGAGCCCGGCATCGGCAAGTCGCACCTGGTTCAGGCGCTCCGCGAGCGTCTGCGGGACCGGCCGCACATCCGCATACGTTGCCAGTGCTCGCCGTTCCACGCAAATAGCGCCCTCCGCCCGTCGATTGTTCAGCTAACCCGCGCGGCTGGCTTCCACCCAGACGATTCGCCGAGCGTAAAACTCGACAAGCTGGAGCGCCTCCTGGCGCGGTCCGCGGACACCGTCCCGGACGACGCCCCCTTGTTGTCGGCGCTTCTTTCGCTCCCGGCCGGCAGCCGTTATGCACCCCTGAACCTCAGTCCTCAGCGCCGCAAGGAACTGACTCTCGAGGCTCTGGCCCGGCAGCTTATCGGTTTGGCGGCCCGCCAGCCCGTGCTGATGGTTTTCGAGGATATCCACTGGATCGATCCGACTTCGCTCGAGCTTCTCGAGCGATTGGTCCCGCAGATTCCGCGCCTTGCAGTATTGGCGATCTTCAGTTTCCGCCCTGGATTCGACCCGCGTTGGATCGGCCACCCGCAGGTCACCTCGCTCGCGCTGAATCGCTTGAGCCGCCGGCAGGGCGCGGCCCTGGTGGGGCGGTTGACCGGGGGCAAGGCGCTGCCGGGCGGGTTGCTCGAGCAGATGGTGGCCAAGACAGACGGCGTGCCCCTGTTCCTCGAGGAGGTGACCAAGGCCGTCATTGAATCTGGCGTGTTGACCGATGAAGGCGACCGTTACGCCCTCTCGGGTCCGCTGCCACCGTTGGCGATCCCTGCAACCCTGCAGGATTCTCTGGTGGCGCGGCTCGATCGGCTGATGACGCCGGCGCGGGAGGTCGCGCAGATTGGCGCCGCCATCGGCCGCGAATTCTCTTATGATTTGCTGGCGGCGGTGGCGCAGCGCGAGGAACGGGAACTACAGGACGCCCTCGACCAACTGATCGGCGCCGAACTCGTGATCGCGCGCGGTCGGCCGCCGCACGCGACATGCATGTTCAAGCACGCATTGGTGGGAGATGCCGCCTATGCCACCTTGCTGCGCAGTCGCCGCCAGCAGTTGCACACCCGGATCGCCCACGCGCTCGAGCAGCATTTCGGCGAGGTCGTCGAACACGAGCCCGAGATCGTGGCTCAGCACTACACGGCTGCGGGCCTCTCACTTCAGGCTATCGGCTATTGGCAGCGCGCGGGAGAGAGCGCCAACGACCGTTCGGCCAACGATGAGGCCCAAAACCATCTGCAGAAAGCGCTGAACTTGATCGAAACGCTCCCTGCAGGCCCCGAGCGCCAGCGGCGCGAACTCGCAGCGCTAACGGTGCTGGGCCGCGTGCTCACCGCCAAGAATGGCTACGCAAATGCCGAGGTCGAGCGGGTCTATTCTCGCGCGCGCCGCCTTTGCGAGCTGATGCCGGAAGATGCGGCTGTCTTCCCGGTTCTGCTCGGCCTGGCCATCTACTCGGCCACGGGCGCCAAACTCACGTCGGCGCACGAGCTGAGCGGACGGCTTCTCGACCTTGCTCTGCAGAGTAACGATCCCGTGTGGGTGGTCGAAGCCCATTATGCTCGGGGGGTCAGCTCTTCTTGGCGCGGCGACTTCAGGGAGGCACGCAAACATCTGGAACTGGGCTCCGAAGCTTATCGCCCACAGCGACACCGGGCTCATCTCGCCCTCTACGGCCAGGATCCCGGACCGATTTGCCTATGTCGTGGGTCAGCAGTGCTTTGGCACCTCGGCTACCCCGACCAGGCGCTGACCCGGATGGAGGACGCCCTTGTCTTGGCCGAGCGATTGGCGCACCCCTTCAGCCGCGCTTACGTGCTGGTATGGGCAGCGTGGTTACGAATATTCCGACGCGAGGTGGCCGAAGCCGAGGAGCAGAACGAGCGTGGGCTCACCTTCGCGACCGAGCAGGCGTATCCCTTCTGGGTTGCCATGGCCGCCCAGCAGAAGGGATGGCTCTCGGCGAAGCAGGGCCATAAGGAGCGGGCGATCGCCCAAATCGAGGACGGCCTGGCCCGGATGCAAGCCGTCGGAACGCAAGTGACGCAGGCTTACACGATGGGATTGCTGGGGGAGGTGCTCGGGAGTGTCAATCGCGCGTCTGACGGCGTGCGCCTGATCGATCGGGCTCTCGACCAGGTGAACCGGACCGGCGAGCAGTGGTGCGATGCCGAATTGCTGCGGCTCCGAGGGGCGATATGCGCTGCCGCGGAACCAAGCGACTGGCACGAGGCTGAAATCTCGTTCCGCCAAGCAATTCAACGGTCACGTCAGCAAGGCGCCAAATCCTGGGAGCTCCGCGCCGCCACATCGCTTGCGCGCCTTTTGGCCGAACAAGGCAAGCGCGCCGAGGCGCATGACCTGCTCGCGCCGACCTACGGCTGGTTCACCGAGGGCTTCGACACGCTCGATTTGAAAGAGGCCAAGACCTTGCTCGACAAGCTGGGAGCATGA
- a CDS encoding VOC family protein: protein MSKKIFVSLPVTDVKASMAFYESLGFKNNPKFTSETAAGMVWSDEIHFMLLSREKWQTMTTRPIPPSTSSEVMLALSLDSREAVDAMAAAAAANGGTADINPIEDHGFMYTRDLADPDGHAVGAMWMDVSPMFSEDKAD from the coding sequence ATGAGCAAGAAGATTTTCGTGAGCCTGCCGGTGACCGATGTGAAGGCGTCCATGGCTTTCTATGAATCTCTCGGCTTCAAGAACAATCCCAAGTTCACCAGTGAGACAGCTGCGGGGATGGTGTGGAGCGATGAAATCCACTTCATGCTGCTCAGCCGTGAAAAATGGCAGACTATGACCACCCGGCCGATCCCGCCATCAACGTCCAGCGAGGTCATGCTGGCGCTGTCCCTGGATAGCCGCGAGGCCGTCGACGCGATGGCCGCCGCAGCTGCTGCAAACGGCGGCACTGCCGACATCAATCCAATCGAAGATCATGGGTTTATGTACACCCGCGACCTCGCTGATCCCGACGGCCATGCCGTGGGCGCGATGTGGATGGACGTTTCTCCAATGTTTTCGGAGGACAAGGCGGACTGA
- a CDS encoding methyltransferase domain-containing protein produces MIMEAAPRSQVADHYARSSLVADIRDGLAAMGKTESTVTAEDLSPVDEFHIGGRAATAELAAQLALTAGDRVLDIGCGLGGPARQIAAQYGCQVTGIDLTRDYVEAGNVLSGWLHLKERVSLQQGDALALPFADGSFTAAYMLHVGMNIADKSALFSEVARVLRADARLGIFDVMRTGAGELSYPLPWASTADANAITAPEQYRDALSAAGFEILSERQRRDVALDYFARQRAQAATGRTVLGVQTLMGARRPQMVRNMSESISAGLIAPVEIIARRR; encoded by the coding sequence ATGATCATGGAAGCGGCGCCGCGTTCACAGGTTGCTGACCACTACGCGCGAAGCAGCCTCGTTGCGGATATCCGCGATGGCCTTGCCGCGATGGGGAAGACCGAAAGCACGGTCACCGCCGAGGATCTCTCGCCGGTGGACGAGTTTCACATCGGCGGCCGCGCCGCCACGGCAGAGCTGGCAGCGCAACTTGCGCTCACCGCTGGGGATCGGGTGCTCGACATCGGCTGTGGCCTCGGCGGACCGGCCCGGCAGATCGCTGCGCAGTATGGTTGCCAGGTGACCGGCATCGACCTCACCCGCGACTACGTCGAAGCCGGCAATGTCCTCTCCGGCTGGCTGCATCTTAAGGAGCGCGTCTCGTTGCAGCAGGGCGATGCTTTGGCGCTGCCCTTCGCAGATGGCTCGTTCACTGCCGCATACATGTTGCACGTCGGAATGAACATTGCCGACAAGAGCGCACTATTTTCGGAGGTTGCGCGGGTCCTGCGCGCGGATGCGCGTCTTGGTATCTTCGACGTCATGCGCACTGGTGCCGGCGAGCTGTCTTATCCGCTGCCATGGGCGAGTACGGCGGACGCGAACGCCATCACCGCCCCAGAGCAGTACCGCGACGCGCTTTCCGCGGCAGGGTTCGAGATCTTGTCGGAGCGCCAGCGGCGTGACGTTGCGCTTGACTATTTCGCTCGGCAGCGCGCCCAGGCGGCCACAGGGCGGACGGTCCTGGGCGTCCAGACACTCATGGGAGCGCGGCGGCCCCAGATGGTTCGAAACATGAGCGAAAGCATTTCAGCCGGCCTGATTGCGCCGGTCGAGATTATTGCCCGAAGGCGGTGA